A genome region from Meleagris gallopavo isolate NT-WF06-2002-E0010 breed Aviagen turkey brand Nicholas breeding stock chromosome 9, Turkey_5.1, whole genome shotgun sequence includes the following:
- the LOC104912211 gene encoding testis-specific serine/threonine-protein kinase 6-like has protein sequence MRPAGASVVKNRSQNPELSTTFCGTEAYVAPEMWLHYAHDAKKLDVWSLGVVLFAMVTGCLPFHGCLCNMIQHQKDGVLHLRGVSVLPEPCQALIVQLLQFLPCSRPAWSRWPATAGWKGDV, from the exons ATGAGGCCGGCag GTGCTTCTGTTGTGAAGAACAGAAGTCAGAACCCAGAACTGAGCACCACCTTCTGCGGAACAGAAGCCTACGTGGCCCCAGAGATGTGGCTGCATTACGCCCATGATGCCAAGAAGTTGGACGTCTGGAGCCTGGGGGTGGTCCTTTTTGCCATGGTGACTGGCTGCTTGCCCTTCCACGGCTGCCTCTGCAACATGATCCAGCATCAGAAGGATGGGGTCCTGCACCTGAGGGGGGTGTCCGTGCTGCCAGAGCCCTGCCAGGCCCTCATTgtccagctgctgcagttcttACCATGCTCCCGGCCAGCGTGGAGCAGGTGGCCAGCAACAGCTGGCTGGAAGGGGGATGTCTAA
- the C1GALT1C1 gene encoding C1GALT1-specific chaperone 1 produces MLSESSSFMKGVLLGGIFCVVVTLLGHVKIGHGTRARHHEHHHIQAPNKEEVLNLSEDERLELSQSIRVYCIVLVKPKDIGHWAAVRETWSKHCDKAEFYSSENVKVFDAVVLNTNDMWTMMRKAYKLTYERYKDEFNWFFLAYPTTFAIVENLKYFLLKKDPAQPYYIGHTMKSGDLEYVDGEGGIVLSIESLRRLSHVFEDSDKCPEQGGMIWKLSEDKQLAVCLKYTGVIAENAEDSEGKDVFNTKSVNALIKEAMASRPEQVVDGCCSDMAITFNGLSPNHMHVMMYGVYRLRPYGHTYSDALVFLPPAGSDND; encoded by the coding sequence ATGCTTTCCGAAAGCAGTTCGTTCATGAAGGGCGTGCTGCTGGGAGGAATCTTCTGCGTAGTGGTCACGCTTCTTGGACACGTTAAGATCGGCCATGGGACCAGAGCACGTCATCACGAGCACCATCACATTCAGGCTCCCAACAAAGAAGAAGTGTTAAATCTTTCGGAAGATGAACGACTGGAGCTCAGCCAGAGCATCCGCGTTTACTGCATCGTCCTCGTGAAACCCAAAGACATTGGGCACTGGGCTGCAGTGAGAGAGACATGGAGCAAGCACTGCGACAAGGCAGAGTTCTACAGCTCTGAGAACGTTAAAGTGTTTGACGCTGTAGTCCTCAACACAAATGATATGTGGACAATGATGAGAAAAGCTTACAAGTTAACCTATGAACGTTATAAAGATGAATTCAACTGGTTCTTCCTCGCCTATCCAACAACATTTGCTATTGTTGAAAATCTCAAGTATTTCTTACTGAAGAAAGACCCTGCACAACCTTATTATATAGGCCACACTATGAAATCTGGTGACCTGGAGTATGTAGATGGCGAGGGAGGAATTGTCTTAAGCATTGAATCACTAAGACGACTCTCACACGTTTTTGAAGACTCTGACAAATGTCCAGAGCAAGGCGGTATGATTTGGAAGCTCTCTGAGGACAAACAACTAGCAGTCTGCCTGAAGTATACCGGAGTGATTGCTGAAAATGCAGAGGACTCGGAAGGAAAGGATGTTTTTAACACCAAATCAGTCAATGCTCTCATTAAAGAGGCAATGGCCAGTCGGCCTGAGCAGGTGGTGGACGGCTGCTGCTCAGATATGGCCATCACTTTCAACGGGCTGTCTCCCAACCACATGCACGTGATGATGTACGGCGTTTACAGGCTGCGGCCCTACGGTCACACTTACAGCGACGCGCTCGTCTTCTTACCCCCTGCAGGTTCAGACAATGACTGA